attttgGTCAAGTATTATCTAAAAGAGGATATAGGCAGaactaaagaaaagaaaaggagagaaacTATAGAATTTAGTCTGCATTATCTTAAAAAGGATCGGGTAAAAATCAAGAACAAACTTAAACTaaactctttcttcttttttttagtttCATAATAAACACCTAAAATATGGAAAACATTTTCCATATCTGCTGGAACATTCAAATTCTTGTCTGATTAACTGTAAGCTTGTAAAAACTTGCTTGTAGCATGATCAGATTTTCATTGGCAGCTTTTAAGATTAATTCAATGCATTCCATAATCTAACTAAACTCAAATTCTTCATAATTCGTTACAACCATGGGAAGCAATCATTAAAAAGACTACTCggttataataaaaataaactcaAATTCGTCTTAGCTCGTCACAACCATGGCAGTTTTTGAGAATAAATATTTCAAATCAAAAGTACCTTCCACCCAAGAACTTGGATGAAACAATCTAGTTGAACACCAAAACGATGACCAAATAATTAAAGTTAGAGATCCACGAGACAAGAAAATCCTAGCTTTCAGATTAGAGTCATCTAATCGCAACCAAAGGCTCAAGAAATGCAAGCCTTTTCCCAAATTAaacaacaggaaaaaaaaaacaaaacaaaacagtgAAAGAACAAGACGCAAAATATGACATTATCAAAATCCTAACAAAGGGTATCTAACCTACCTCAAGATGACGCCTTTCTTGGACTCCGGCCCTCGCAGTCGGGGCTCTCGCCAAAATTCCGGGAAGGATACTTGGCGGAGGTGACGCCGACCTCGAACACGAGATCGTCGCCGGAGGACCGGATGCCGGTGATGGACCACCACCGAAAGAAGGCTCGGACCCGGATCCCGTTGACCTCGGAGATCCGGCGGTTGTTGAGCTTGCCAGTGATCCTGGAAGAGTAGGCAGCGAGGTAGTTGTCCGGGGGAAGCGTGATACGGCAGTGGTCGTCGAGATCGACGGCGAAGATGCCAGAGGTGCGGTTGAGGGAGTAGCCACAGACGTTGGTGGGGAGGAGCCCGACGGGGAAGCCGCTGCTCTTGAGCTCGTCATAGGCGGAGCTAGGATTAGGGTTAAGCTtaaggttagggttagggttagggtttagggaaCGGGAGGGATgtgggagagagaagaagaggagggagaggaggaagagaagggatctggCGGCCATCTTCCGTGAGGGAACGAAGGATCCCTGACCAATTTCTtccattatattatatcataacatACGGAAAAGCCGTTAGTTACCGGAGGAATGTGTGGATTGATATACACACGCCCTTTTCTCTAACACAATACCCTTATTTTGGAATTTGAAGATTTTGCATATAAACCCACGTTAAAGGTTAAAATAAAAGTAAACCTTtcattgccttttttttttttttttttttaatacttgGTTGTACCTTTGTCCATCGTTAatcaataacaaaagaaaaattatatcttTGGGCTAATATATagttcaaaaaataaagaaacaagCTAGAGAATACGATTGCTCCAGGCATCAACACATAAATTTTCTTAAACTCTTCCGAGCCTTTTGATCATGCatttttcaaagaaagaaagaaatctcTATTGCGATATTATTAATCATTAATAAATGCATGTAATCATTTTAACTTTTTAAATAATTACTCTactcttatttttttctttttaattccaaaattaTTTGAATTAGCTTTCGATTCCCATACTAAGCGACAACTTATCCTAACAAGACATTTTTAAAATGGTTGAGAGCATAATAACTAATTTTATATTAATAATGATAAATTGTTTTAAGTAATTGGCTATGGTAaacatctccatctcaataGAAATTGACTAATATTGACATCGAGTGCCCCCACATGATATCTAGGGCTTacatttttattatttcaattGATATAGACTATTATATTTTAAACTACTAATTGACATGATCCTACTATATTCATTgagattatattaatatatcgatcaaattcttttcaatcatttaatattttaaat
Above is a window of Phoenix dactylifera cultivar Barhee BC4 unplaced genomic scaffold, palm_55x_up_171113_PBpolish2nd_filt_p 000781F, whole genome shotgun sequence DNA encoding:
- the LOC103696975 gene encoding uncharacterized protein LOC103696975, whose product is MAARSLLFLLSLLFFSLPHPSRSLNPNPNPNLKLNPNPSSAYDELKSSGFPVGLLPTNVCGYSLNRTSGIFAVDLDDHCRITLPPDNYLAAYSSRITGKLNNRRISEVNGIRVRAFFRWWSITGIRSSGDDLVFEVGVTSAKYPSRNFGESPDCEGRSPRKASS